Proteins encoded within one genomic window of Equus caballus isolate H_3958 breed thoroughbred chromosome 20, TB-T2T, whole genome shotgun sequence:
- the MEP1A gene encoding LOW QUALITY PROTEIN: meprin A subunit alpha (The sequence of the model RefSeq protein was modified relative to this genomic sequence to represent the inferred CDS: deleted 2 bases in 2 codons), giving the protein MVWSRSICLLSFILLFAHIAAVSVRRVLLFGYVEILILVCIIHFLSIYFFQIRRPSEENDFGEQKDISEINLAAGLDLFQGDILLRNSRNALREPNARWKFPIPYILADNLDLNAKGAILYAFEMFRLKSCVDFKPYEGESSYIIFQQFSGCWSEVGDQHVGQNISIGQGCGYKAIIEHEILHALGFYHEQSRTDRDDYVNIWWDEIISGYQHNFNTYDDNFITDLNTPYDYESVMHYGPFSFNKDASVPTITAKIPEFDSIIGQRLDFSAVDLERLNRMYNCTTTHTLLDHCAFEKTNICGMIQGTRDDVDWLHEDSSQPEQVDHTLVGQCTGAGYFMHLNTSSGSTEEAALLESRILYPKRKEQCLQFFYRMTGSPSDRLVVWVRRDDGTGNVRKLVKVKTFQGDSDQNWKIAHVTLREEKKFRYLFQGTKGDPQNSNGGIYLDDITLTETPCPTGVWTVRNFSQVLQNTVKGDRLLSPRFYNSEGYGFGLTLYPHGTNSSSSGYIRLAFHLCSGENDAILEWPVENRQVIITVLDQEADVRNRMSSSMVFTTSKSQTSSAINGSVIWDRPSVVGSYYSDCDCFRSIDLGWNSFMSHQMLNRRSFLKNDDLILLVDFEDITHLNQTEVQAKDSRMIPQGLILQGQEQQASEEGSGKALLEKALPDSLDQGQSGRQKRSVENTGSLEDHNWPQYFGDPCDPNPCQNEGICVNVKGTASCRCTSGHAFFYTGEHCQAMQMQGSILGLMIGGTAGVVFLTLTIISIHSGRRRQ; this is encoded by the exons CTGCGGGCTTGGACCTCTTTCAAGGGGACATCCTCTTGCGG AACTCCAGAAACGCCCTGAGAGAGCCCAACGCCAGATGGAAGTTCCCCATTCCTTACATTCTGGCTGACAATCTGG ACCTGAATGCCAAAGGAGCCATTCTCTATGCCTTTGAAATGTTCCGCCTTAAGTCCTGTGTGGATTTCAAGCCCTATGAAGGAGAGAGCTCATATATCATCTTTCAGCAGTTTAGCGG GTGCTGGTCTGAGGTTGGCGACCAACACGTGggacagaacatttccattggCCAGGGATGTGGCTATAAAGCCATCATCGAACATGAGATCTTGCATGCTTTGGGATTTTACCATGAGCAGTCAAGGACTGACCGGGATGATTATGTGAACATCTGGTGGGATGAAATTATTTCAG GTTACCAGCACAACTTTAACACCTACGATGACAACTTCATCACAGACCTCAACACACCCTATGATTACGAGTCTGTGATGCACTACGGGCCTTTCTCATTTAACAAGGATGCAAGTGTCCCCACCATCACGGCAAAAATCCCTGAGTTCGACTCCATCATTGGGCAGCGCCTGGATTTCAGTGCCGTCGATTTGGAGAGGCTGAACCGAATGTACAACTGCA CCACAACTCACACCCTTTTGGACCACTGTGCTTTTGAGAAGACAAACATCTGTGGGATGATTCAGGGTACCAGAGATGATGTTGACTGGCTCCATGAAGACAGCTCTCAGCCTGAACAAGTGGATCACACGTTGGTGGGACAATGCACAG GTGCCGGCTACTTCATGCACCTCAACACGAGCTCGGGGTCCACAGAAGAGGCAGCCCTGCTGGAGTCTCGGATTCTTTACCCAAAGAGGAAGGAGCAGTGCCTGCAGTTTTTCTACAGAATGACAGGAAGCCCTTCAGATAGACTCGTCGTCTGGGTCAGGAGGGATGACGGCACGGGCAACGTCCGCAAGCTGGTCAAGGTGAAGACCTTTCAAG gagacAGCGACCAAAATTGGAAAATTGCCCATGTGACactcagagaggaaaagaagtttcGCTACCTTTTCCAGGGCACAAAAGGTGACCCCCAGAACTCGAATGGGGGAATTTACCTGGATGACATCACTCTGACTGAAACCCCATGCCCCACAGGGGTTTGGACAGTACGGAATTTCTCCCAGGTCCTTCAGAACACCGTCAAAGGGGACAGGCTCCTGAGCCCTCGATTCTACAATTCAGAGGGATACGGTTTTGGGTTGACCTTATACCCTCATGGAACAAACTCCAGTAGCTCTGGCTACATAAGACTTGCATTTCACCTGTGCAGTGGGGAGAATGACGCTATCCTGGAGTGGCCAGTGGAAAACAGACAAGTGATAATAACAGTACTTGACCAGGAGGCTGATGTCAGGAATAGAATGTCCTCAAGCATGGTGTTCACTACCTCCAAGTCCCAGACAtcttcag CGATAAATGGCTCCGTCATCTGGGACAGGCCGTCCGTTGTGGGGTCCTACTATAGCGACTGTGACTGTTTTAGAAGCATCGACTTGGGCTGGAATAGTTTCATGTCCCACCAAATGCTAAACAGGAGgagttttcttaaaaatgatgatCTTATACTTCTTGTGGACTTTGAAG ATATCACCCATCTTAACCAGACTGAAGTTCAAGCTAAAGACAGCAGGATGATTCCCCAAGGCCTCATTCTCCAAGGCCAGGAGCAGCAAGCCTCAGAAGAAGGTTCTGGAAAGGCCTTGTTAGAGAAGGCCCTACCTGACAGCCTGGACCAGGGGCAGTCCGGCCGACAGAAGCGGTCAGTGGAGAACACAGGCTCCCTGGAGGACCACAACTGGCCACAGTACTTCGGAGACCCGTGTGACCCAAACCCGTGCCAGAATGAAGGCATCTGTGTGAACGTGAAGGGGACGGCGAGCTGCAG GTGCACCTCTGGTCACGCCTTCTTCTACACGGGGGAGCACTGTCAGGCCATGCAGATGCAGGGCAGCATCTTGGGCCTGATGATTGGAGGCACAGCTGGCGTGGTCTTCTTAACTCTCACCATCATCTCCATCCATTCTGGAAGGCGAAGGCAGTGA